A single Gemmatimonadaceae bacterium DNA region contains:
- a CDS encoding NapC/NirT family cytochrome c, with protein sequence MALIRLSTQAGSGWSEFGARRTPWRHVIAVIVSFFGAATLVLGLAAPASGQQQKGVVECRNCHSNRDFLVGKAATLKADSSLFVPDTLLHDSKHAGLTCARCHPDFANGYPHRVTTGIAVPCQSCHQKEGDDWARSIHAPDAVTRGNAPTCVSCHGAHHVLGADDPRSPTYPLNVASLCGRCHADPRIIGTYFGAADQAQARTAVSSYYKTVHGTAMTKAGLVVSATCSDCHGAHLILPPDSSQSTINRANIAGTCGKCHAGILETFNQSSHGQALRTGAKTPTGHSAPVCTDCHSSHQIVAASDPVWFRGVVKECGSCHEQEYKTYFETYHGQVTELGFGITAKCSDCHTPHDMLPSTDPKSSVNPANLVKTCSQCHPTANANFVQYQPHGDPRNRQAYPRLFWTWLFMTALLVSVFLFFGLHTLMWLGRITVDRLRGRPTHGAEPPVTPRDKGEQP encoded by the coding sequence GTGGCCTTGATACGACTGAGCACGCAGGCTGGTTCGGGATGGAGTGAGTTCGGCGCCCGTCGCACTCCGTGGCGCCACGTGATCGCGGTCATCGTGTCGTTCTTCGGCGCTGCGACCCTCGTCCTGGGTCTGGCGGCGCCCGCTTCTGGCCAGCAGCAAAAGGGCGTCGTCGAGTGTCGAAACTGCCATTCCAACCGGGACTTCCTGGTCGGGAAGGCAGCGACCCTCAAAGCCGATTCGTCGTTGTTCGTCCCCGATACGCTGCTGCATGACTCGAAGCACGCGGGGCTGACGTGCGCACGCTGCCATCCGGACTTCGCGAACGGCTACCCGCACCGCGTCACCACGGGCATTGCCGTTCCGTGTCAGAGCTGCCATCAGAAGGAAGGCGATGACTGGGCCCGTTCGATTCATGCGCCCGATGCGGTCACGAGGGGGAATGCGCCGACGTGCGTCAGTTGCCACGGAGCGCACCACGTGTTGGGGGCCGACGATCCCCGCTCTCCGACCTACCCGTTGAACGTGGCCTCGCTGTGCGGCCGCTGCCACGCCGATCCCAGAATCATCGGCACGTACTTCGGCGCGGCCGATCAAGCGCAGGCTCGGACGGCGGTGAGCTCGTACTACAAGACGGTCCACGGCACCGCCATGACCAAGGCGGGGCTGGTCGTTTCGGCCACGTGCAGCGACTGCCATGGCGCGCACCTGATTCTGCCGCCCGATTCGTCGCAATCCACGATCAACCGCGCGAACATTGCCGGGACCTGCGGCAAGTGCCACGCGGGAATCCTCGAGACCTTCAATCAGTCGTCGCACGGACAGGCCCTGCGCACGGGGGCCAAGACGCCCACGGGGCACTCGGCACCGGTGTGCACCGACTGTCACTCGTCGCACCAGATCGTGGCGGCCTCGGATCCGGTCTGGTTCCGCGGCGTGGTCAAGGAATGCGGCTCGTGCCACGAACAAGAATACAAGACGTACTTCGAGACCTACCACGGCCAGGTCACGGAGCTCGGGTTCGGGATCACCGCCAAGTGCAGCGACTGCCACACGCCGCACGACATGCTGCCGTCCACGGATCCCAAGTCGTCGGTCAACCCGGCCAACCTGGTGAAGACGTGCAGCCAGTGTCACCCGACCGCCAACGCAAACTTCGTCCAGTACCAGCCGCACGGAGACCCGCGGAACCGGCAGGCGTATCCACGGCTGTTCTGGACCTGGCTCTTCATGACCGCACTGCTCGTGAGCGTCTTCCTCTTCTTCGGGTTGCACACCCTGATGTGGCTGGGCCGGATCACCGTGGATCGGCTGCGCGGCAGGCCCACGCATGGCGCTGAGCCGCCCGTCACGCCCCGGGACAAGGGGGAACAACCATGA
- the xylB gene encoding xylulokinase has translation MPSQHAGGMAGPGPVFLGLDVGTSGVKALLMRPSGDVVATTTVPLSLITPRPGWAEQDPADWWRAASGAVRALLAANPRASVAAVGVSGQMHSSVFLDAHGDVIRPALLWCDGRTTTECREITERAGGEDRLRELVSNPALEGFTLPKVLWLRRHEPSAFARLSKVLLAKDYVRFCLTGALATEPSDASGTLMFDTARRRWSGAMFELVDLPASLVPDLGESAEILGRVTEAAAALTGLAAGTPVVGGGGDNACGAAGVGAVAAGHTVASWGTSGTVLAPMAEPRVDPRMRAHTFCHVVPHRWYLIGVVLSAGSAFAWFRDQFARGYANADEASRALRREATTVAPGADGVTFLPYLQGERTPHRDASLRGALLGLSLAHTRAHVTRAVLEGVCFALRDSLEILGELGLPASEVVLTGGGARHALLRQLQADVFGLPVVTVNREEGSAYGAALLAAVGAGAYRDLDAAVRVTVTRSPPTPPDPLARALYTPLYAHFRKAYLRAAPDSRSIDGDENSGTAVR, from the coding sequence ATGCCGAGCCAGCACGCAGGCGGAATGGCCGGGCCGGGGCCGGTGTTCCTGGGACTCGACGTCGGGACCAGCGGCGTGAAGGCCCTGCTCATGCGCCCCTCCGGCGATGTGGTCGCGACGACCACGGTTCCGCTCAGCCTCATCACGCCCCGCCCCGGATGGGCCGAGCAGGACCCCGCCGACTGGTGGCGCGCGGCGAGTGGCGCCGTACGCGCGCTGCTGGCCGCGAACCCCCGCGCTTCGGTGGCGGCCGTCGGCGTCTCCGGCCAGATGCACTCGTCCGTCTTTCTCGACGCGCACGGCGACGTCATCCGCCCGGCGTTGCTCTGGTGCGACGGACGCACGACGACGGAGTGCCGGGAGATCACCGAACGCGCCGGCGGGGAGGACCGCCTCCGCGAGCTCGTCAGCAATCCGGCCCTCGAAGGATTCACGCTCCCCAAGGTACTCTGGCTCCGCCGTCACGAACCGTCGGCGTTCGCCCGGCTGTCGAAGGTGCTCCTTGCCAAGGACTACGTGCGATTCTGCCTCACCGGGGCGCTCGCGACCGAACCGTCCGATGCGTCGGGAACGCTGATGTTCGACACGGCGCGCCGCCGGTGGAGCGGCGCGATGTTCGAGTTGGTCGACCTGCCCGCCTCCCTGGTGCCCGACCTCGGGGAGTCGGCCGAGATCCTGGGCCGCGTCACGGAAGCCGCAGCGGCGCTTACCGGACTGGCGGCAGGCACGCCCGTGGTCGGCGGGGGTGGAGACAACGCCTGCGGTGCGGCGGGCGTCGGCGCGGTCGCCGCCGGCCACACCGTGGCGAGTTGGGGCACGTCGGGCACGGTGCTCGCCCCGATGGCCGAGCCGCGCGTAGATCCGCGAATGCGCGCCCACACCTTCTGCCACGTCGTCCCCCACCGCTGGTATCTCATCGGTGTCGTGCTGTCCGCCGGGAGCGCGTTCGCATGGTTCCGCGATCAGTTCGCCCGCGGGTACGCGAACGCCGACGAGGCGAGCCGGGCGTTGCGCCGCGAGGCGACGACGGTCGCGCCCGGCGCCGATGGCGTCACCTTCCTGCCCTATCTGCAAGGGGAGCGAACCCCACATCGCGACGCCTCGCTGCGCGGGGCCCTGCTGGGACTCAGCCTTGCCCATACGCGGGCGCACGTCACGCGGGCTGTGCTCGAAGGAGTCTGCTTCGCCCTGCGGGACTCGCTGGAGATCCTCGGCGAGCTTGGGCTCCCCGCCAGCGAGGTGGTACTCACCGGAGGCGGCGCCCGCCACGCCCTGCTGCGCCAGCTGCAGGCCGACGTGTTCGGCCTGCCCGTGGTGACGGTGAATCGCGAGGAAGGATCGGCCTACGGGGCGGCGCTGCTTGCCGCGGTCGGTGCTGGCGCCTATCGCGACCTCGATGCCGCCGTACGGGTCACCGTCACGCGGAGTCCGCCCACCCCTCCCGACCCACTCGCCCGGGCGCTCTACACGCCGCTCTACGCACATTTCCGGAAGGCGTACCTGCGGGCAGCACCGGATTCCCGTAGCATTGACGGGGACGAGAACTCCGGGACCGCTGTCCGATGA
- a CDS encoding universal stress protein, whose protein sequence is MFRTIVVPLDGSPLAEHALATATMLAERAKAGIQLVRAHQLMLHDLGDQVALDEAMREEAQEYLERTAVGIHAETGLDARTVVLDGPPTQVICDHLRAQDAPLLVMSTHGRTGFSRAWLGSVADGVVRTVSSPVLLLRPEEAAGGVLEPIGAFNRMLVPLDGSGYAEQVVPPALALAELTGAQVLLLEVVKPVFAPAFMPAMEYAVAYAPPEEYSAAATDALVERAADYVSSLAAKLRRQHPTVNVQSEVRTERSPAQVIIETAAANASDVVALATHGRGMSRLVVGSVADKVLRGGPRALLVVRPQ, encoded by the coding sequence ATGTTCCGCACCATCGTCGTACCGCTGGACGGTTCACCCCTGGCCGAGCATGCGCTGGCCACCGCCACGATGCTCGCCGAGCGGGCCAAGGCGGGGATCCAGTTGGTGCGCGCCCACCAGCTCATGCTGCACGACCTCGGCGATCAGGTGGCGCTCGATGAGGCCATGCGCGAGGAGGCGCAGGAGTATCTCGAGCGCACGGCCGTGGGCATCCATGCCGAGACGGGGCTCGACGCGCGCACGGTGGTGCTCGACGGCCCGCCGACGCAGGTAATCTGTGACCACCTGCGAGCGCAGGACGCACCGCTCCTCGTGATGTCCACCCATGGGCGCACGGGTTTCAGCCGCGCGTGGCTGGGCAGCGTGGCCGACGGCGTGGTGCGTACCGTGTCGTCGCCGGTGCTGCTCCTCCGCCCGGAGGAGGCCGCCGGCGGCGTGCTTGAGCCGATCGGGGCGTTCAATCGCATGCTCGTGCCGCTCGACGGCTCGGGGTACGCCGAACAGGTCGTGCCGCCAGCCCTGGCCCTCGCCGAACTGACGGGCGCCCAGGTGCTGCTGCTCGAGGTCGTGAAGCCGGTGTTCGCGCCGGCGTTCATGCCGGCCATGGAGTACGCGGTGGCCTACGCGCCGCCCGAAGAGTACTCGGCGGCGGCCACGGACGCGCTGGTCGAGCGGGCGGCCGATTACGTGTCGAGCCTGGCCGCCAAGCTGCGCCGCCAGCATCCGACGGTCAACGTGCAGAGCGAGGTGCGCACCGAGCGTTCGCCGGCCCAGGTCATCATCGAGACGGCGGCCGCGAATGCCAGCGACGTCGTGGCGCTGGCCACTCACGGGCGGGGGATGTCTCGGCTGGTGGTCGGCAGCGTGGCCGACAAGGTCCTTCGCGGCGGACCGCGGGCGCTGTTGGTGGTGCGGCCTCAGTAG
- the feoB gene encoding ferrous iron transport protein B → MSAAAGLAPVLQNPKQRPLRVGLVGNPNCGKSTLFNALTGRRQRVANFPGVTVDRAEGEYRYDGQAVSVIDLPGMYSISPESPDETIAVDVLLGSARGVDALDVIVLVLDAEHLERNLYLATEVLELGRPTVIALNRVDRSERAGLRIDVVELIHELGVVVVPVVATRGEGVDRLRHAVARAGSLPHSNLTLMPDADGTRGGDPESREANRRYRWISAVCDRTVTRTRPHTRSLSDRVDAVVLHRIWGPIIFLGLMLLVFQAMFSWARPLAGGIQALVTLAGAGVRVAVPPGELRNLLVDGALAGVGSVLVFLPQIAILFLFIGLLEDSGYMARAAFVMDRYMRPLGLHGKSFIPLISGYACAVPAIMATRTIQHPKERLATIMVVPLMSCSARLPVYTLLVAAFVPAVAVAGVFSLQGLTMLGMYLLGTVAALAAAAVFRRTLLRSETRALIIELPPYSLPSGRVLANSVWQRVRLFLRRAGTVIFAISILLWGMATYPRATAAPGQTITQEQRLSQSALGRLGHAIEPAVRPLGYDWKIGVSMMASFAAREVFVSTMGTIYGVSRDGTDAHTLAQRLREERNPATGRLAYTPLIAVGLMAFYVFALMCTSTVTMTHRETGGGWRGAGWALLQFTYMLVLAYGAGFVIYHGGLALGLGGA, encoded by the coding sequence ATGAGCGCCGCGGCCGGGCTCGCGCCCGTCCTGCAGAACCCGAAACAGCGGCCGCTGCGCGTCGGCCTGGTGGGCAATCCGAACTGCGGCAAGAGCACGTTGTTCAACGCGCTCACCGGCCGCCGCCAGCGCGTGGCGAACTTTCCGGGCGTCACCGTGGACCGCGCCGAAGGCGAATACCGGTACGACGGCCAGGCGGTGTCGGTGATCGACCTTCCCGGCATGTACAGCATCTCCCCGGAATCGCCCGACGAGACGATCGCCGTCGACGTGCTGCTCGGTTCCGCCCGCGGCGTGGACGCGCTCGACGTCATCGTGCTCGTGCTGGACGCGGAGCATCTCGAGCGCAATCTGTATCTGGCCACCGAGGTCCTGGAATTGGGGCGCCCCACGGTCATCGCGCTCAACCGCGTGGACCGTTCGGAGCGCGCCGGCCTCCGGATCGATGTCGTGGAACTGATCCACGAGTTGGGCGTGGTGGTGGTGCCGGTGGTGGCGACGCGGGGCGAAGGGGTGGATCGCCTGCGCCATGCCGTGGCGCGCGCCGGCTCGCTCCCTCACTCGAACTTGACCTTGATGCCCGACGCCGACGGCACCCGCGGCGGGGATCCCGAGTCGCGGGAGGCGAACCGCCGGTACCGCTGGATCTCGGCCGTGTGCGATCGCACGGTGACGCGCACACGGCCGCATACGCGATCGCTGAGCGACCGCGTCGATGCCGTGGTCCTGCACCGGATCTGGGGGCCGATCATCTTTCTCGGTCTCATGCTCCTGGTCTTCCAGGCGATGTTCAGCTGGGCGCGGCCGCTGGCCGGCGGCATCCAGGCCCTCGTGACCCTGGCGGGTGCCGGCGTGCGAGTGGCGGTACCTCCGGGCGAGCTTCGCAACCTGCTGGTGGACGGCGCGCTCGCCGGCGTGGGGAGCGTGCTCGTGTTCCTGCCCCAGATCGCGATTCTCTTCCTGTTCATCGGGCTGCTCGAGGACTCGGGCTACATGGCGCGCGCGGCGTTCGTGATGGACCGCTACATGCGCCCGCTCGGTCTGCACGGCAAGAGTTTCATTCCCCTGATCTCCGGATACGCGTGCGCCGTGCCGGCGATCATGGCCACCCGCACCATCCAGCACCCCAAGGAGCGCCTGGCCACGATCATGGTGGTGCCGCTCATGAGCTGCTCGGCGCGGCTGCCCGTGTATACGCTGCTCGTGGCCGCATTCGTGCCGGCGGTGGCCGTGGCGGGGGTATTCAGCCTCCAGGGCCTCACGATGCTGGGCATGTACTTGCTGGGCACGGTGGCGGCCCTGGCCGCGGCCGCCGTGTTCCGCCGCACCCTGCTCCGGTCGGAGACCCGGGCGCTGATCATCGAGTTGCCGCCGTATTCGCTGCCCAGTGGACGCGTGCTCGCCAATTCGGTATGGCAGCGCGTGCGCCTGTTCCTGCGCCGTGCCGGCACGGTGATCTTCGCCATCTCGATCCTGCTCTGGGGAATGGCCACCTATCCACGGGCGACGGCGGCGCCGGGGCAGACGATCACGCAGGAGCAGCGGCTCTCGCAGTCGGCGCTGGGCCGGCTGGGCCACGCCATCGAGCCGGCCGTACGCCCGCTCGGCTACGACTGGAAGATCGGCGTATCCATGATGGCGTCGTTCGCAGCACGCGAGGTGTTCGTATCGACCATGGGAACCATCTACGGCGTATCGCGGGACGGCACCGACGCGCACACGCTGGCCCAGCGTCTGCGCGAGGAGCGCAACCCGGCCACCGGGCGCCTGGCCTACACGCCGCTCATCGCCGTCGGGTTGATGGCGTTCTACGTGTTCGCCCTGATGTGTACCAGCACCGTGACCATGACCCACCGCGAAACGGGCGGAGGGTGGCGCGGGGCTGGCTGGGCGCTATTGCAATTTACATATATGCTGGTACTGGCCTACGGCGCCGGCTTCGTCATCTATCACGGCGGATTGGCCCTCGGCCTGGGAGGCGCCTGA
- a CDS encoding phospholipase D-like domain-containing protein: MSPSALQLLIAVLHVVLAVGVSAHIVLTKDDVRAAIGWIGLVWLTPLVGSLMYLFLGVNRIKRLAGQLRRDRAMTGITHTGSHILPHRGVAEAEIPERLRPLATLTGRVTGAPLVGGNAVDPLVGGDAGYPAMLEAIADARTSVALATYIFDRGTAADRFVDALAAAVARGVQVRVLIDGVGARYSRPPIVGTLRRHGVTVQEFLPSAFPFSHPYFNLRNHRKLMIVDGAVGFCGGLNIRDGCMLSLDPPDPTQDVHFRFRGPVVRQFMGAFAFDWQFAAREALEGESWFPILPADVGPVLARGIPDGPDEDFEAMLFTFLGAIAQARRRIRIVTPYFLPDKPLVDALKVASLRGVDVEILLPARSNLRTVQWAQGGQLAQVLRGGCRVFFTPAPFDHSKLFTVDGEWSLVGSTNWDPRSLRLNFEYAVECYCPHFAARLDAMIDAKRDAARLWTIVDQRRRPLPVKLRDGLMWLAQPYL; the protein is encoded by the coding sequence ATGTCCCCAAGCGCGCTGCAGCTCCTCATCGCGGTTCTTCACGTCGTGCTGGCGGTCGGCGTTTCGGCGCACATCGTCCTCACCAAGGACGACGTCCGCGCCGCGATCGGATGGATCGGGCTCGTGTGGCTCACGCCCCTCGTGGGGTCGCTGATGTACCTGTTCCTCGGGGTCAACCGGATCAAGCGCCTGGCCGGTCAGTTGCGACGCGACCGTGCCATGACCGGAATCACCCACACCGGTTCGCATATCCTGCCGCACCGGGGAGTGGCCGAAGCCGAGATTCCGGAACGGCTACGCCCCCTCGCGACCCTCACGGGACGGGTGACCGGCGCTCCCCTCGTGGGGGGCAACGCCGTGGATCCACTGGTGGGCGGCGACGCCGGGTATCCCGCCATGCTCGAAGCCATCGCCGACGCCCGCACGAGCGTGGCGCTCGCCACCTACATCTTCGACCGGGGCACGGCGGCCGACCGGTTCGTGGACGCGTTGGCAGCCGCGGTCGCGCGCGGCGTCCAGGTGCGCGTTCTGATCGACGGCGTGGGAGCACGGTACAGCCGCCCACCGATCGTCGGGACGCTGCGCCGCCACGGCGTGACGGTGCAGGAATTCCTGCCGTCGGCGTTCCCCTTCTCGCACCCCTATTTCAATCTTCGTAACCACCGCAAGCTCATGATCGTGGACGGCGCCGTCGGGTTCTGCGGCGGGCTCAACATCCGGGACGGCTGCATGCTGTCGCTCGATCCGCCCGACCCCACGCAGGACGTCCATTTCCGCTTTCGTGGGCCGGTCGTGCGGCAGTTCATGGGAGCGTTCGCCTTCGACTGGCAGTTCGCGGCGCGCGAGGCGCTCGAAGGCGAGTCGTGGTTTCCCATCCTGCCCGCCGACGTCGGGCCCGTGCTGGCCCGCGGCATCCCCGACGGGCCCGACGAGGACTTCGAGGCGATGTTGTTCACCTTTCTCGGCGCCATCGCACAGGCCCGGCGGCGTATCCGGATCGTCACGCCGTATTTCCTGCCCGACAAGCCACTGGTCGACGCGCTCAAGGTGGCCTCGCTGCGAGGTGTGGACGTGGAGATCCTGCTGCCGGCGCGTAGCAACCTTCGCACCGTGCAGTGGGCGCAGGGCGGTCAGCTCGCGCAGGTGCTCCGCGGGGGGTGCCGTGTGTTCTTCACACCGGCGCCCTTCGACCACTCCAAGCTGTTCACGGTGGACGGTGAGTGGTCGCTGGTCGGATCCACGAACTGGGACCCGCGCAGCCTGCGTTTGAACTTCGAGTATGCCGTGGAATGCTATTGTCCGCATTTCGCGGCGCGGCTGGACGCCATGATCGACGCCAAGCGGGACGCCGCGCGCCTCTGGACGATCGTCGACCAGCGGCGCAGGCCACTCCCCGTGAAGTTGCGCGACGGGCTGATGTGGCTTGCCCAACCGTATCTATGA
- a CDS encoding FeoA family protein: MFRLWKHRKSEQPAPTSRRACPSDCPLAFCPTGFCALVVGFSCPAHEARRLRTLGVFEGARVNIVDTRSGILLDVRGSRLALDVAVARTITVRAFAA; this comes from the coding sequence GTGTTCAGACTGTGGAAGCACCGGAAATCCGAGCAGCCGGCCCCGACTTCGCGCCGCGCGTGCCCCAGTGACTGTCCGCTCGCCTTCTGCCCCACCGGGTTCTGCGCGCTGGTCGTGGGATTTTCCTGTCCGGCACACGAGGCCCGGCGGCTGCGCACGCTCGGCGTGTTCGAGGGCGCCCGGGTGAACATCGTGGATACGCGGAGCGGGATCCTGCTCGACGTCCGCGGCTCGCGGCTCGCGCTGGATGTCGCGGTCGCGCGGACGATCACGGTGCGAGCGTTCGCCGCATGA
- a CDS encoding CBS domain-containing protein yields the protein MLKLRNIMTTDVVSVTPLTTLRDAMELLARRHVSGAPVLQGDKVVGVVSASDLIGFAASQPGVPTEQEEPGDTEWRDWSDLPVPDVSDAEDEPSAEFFTDLWDDAGAEVTERMASVEGPEWNVLEEHEVREVMTRRLWALKPGDAVEQAAELMSRAGIHRVLVVDEGALVGIVTGTDIARAVAEGKVQARTYVFNRDREFREPWS from the coding sequence ATGCTGAAGCTCCGCAACATCATGACGACGGACGTCGTGTCCGTCACTCCGCTTACAACGCTTCGCGACGCCATGGAGTTGCTGGCGCGCCGCCACGTGAGCGGGGCTCCCGTGCTCCAGGGCGATAAGGTGGTGGGCGTGGTATCGGCGTCCGACCTGATCGGCTTTGCGGCCAGCCAGCCCGGCGTGCCCACCGAACAGGAGGAGCCTGGCGACACCGAGTGGCGTGACTGGAGCGATCTGCCGGTTCCGGACGTCAGCGACGCGGAAGACGAGCCGTCGGCGGAGTTCTTCACGGATCTGTGGGACGACGCGGGCGCCGAGGTCACCGAGCGCATGGCGAGCGTGGAAGGTCCCGAGTGGAACGTGCTCGAGGAGCACGAGGTGCGCGAGGTCATGACCCGTCGCCTATGGGCGCTGAAACCCGGGGATGCGGTGGAACAGGCGGCCGAGTTGATGAGCCGCGCCGGCATTCACCGCGTGCTCGTGGTGGACGAAGGGGCGCTCGTGGGCATCGTCACCGGCACGGATATCGCCCGCGCCGTGGCCGAAGGCAAGGTGCAGGCACGGACCTACGTATTCAACCGCGACCGGGAGTTCCGCGAGCCCTGGTCCTGA
- a CDS encoding RNA polymerase sigma factor RpoD/SigA yields the protein MKRATRSRALGRPSPIIAHTPQHDILDQYLFEVNRFPLLTSPDEIALARRIQAGDRLALDELVQRNLRFVISVAKKYRNRGLSLLDLIEEGNLGLMTAAQRFDPDRGVKFISYAVWWVRQAILAALARQGRTVRLPLNRTGDMSRMVKAAAALRQELDREPTEEELSNATGLSPRVVRSLHGVQTNELRLDAPISGAGDRALMEQFAQAQAPDVEEETIGRLLHGDLERALRTLSPRHERVLRLYFGFDDGRERTLEEIGLLFGVTRERIRQLRDRALKRLHEGRVSRTLATYVG from the coding sequence ATGAAGCGAGCCACCCGCAGCCGCGCGCTCGGCCGTCCGAGCCCCATCATTGCGCATACCCCGCAGCACGACATCCTCGACCAGTACCTGTTCGAGGTGAACCGGTTCCCACTGCTCACCTCGCCCGACGAAATTGCGCTCGCGCGCCGCATTCAGGCGGGCGACCGCCTGGCCCTGGATGAACTGGTACAGCGCAATCTACGTTTCGTAATATCCGTGGCCAAGAAGTATCGCAATCGGGGGCTCTCGCTCCTCGATCTGATCGAGGAAGGCAACCTGGGGCTCATGACCGCCGCGCAGCGGTTCGATCCGGACCGGGGCGTGAAGTTCATCTCGTACGCCGTGTGGTGGGTGCGCCAGGCCATTCTGGCCGCCCTGGCCCGGCAGGGCCGCACCGTACGCCTGCCGCTCAACCGCACCGGCGACATGTCGCGCATGGTGAAGGCTGCCGCCGCCCTGCGTCAGGAACTTGACCGCGAACCGACAGAAGAAGAGTTGAGCAACGCGACCGGCCTCTCGCCGCGCGTCGTGCGCTCGCTCCACGGCGTGCAGACCAACGAACTGCGGCTCGACGCGCCCATTTCCGGCGCCGGCGACCGCGCCCTCATGGAGCAGTTCGCGCAGGCCCAGGCCCCCGACGTCGAAGAAGAAACCATCGGACGCCTGCTCCACGGCGATCTCGAGCGCGCGCTGCGCACCCTCTCCCCGCGCCACGAGCGAGTGCTCCGGCTCTATTTCGGATTCGACGACGGTCGCGAACGGACGCTCGAGGAAATCGGCCTGCTATTCGGCGTCACGCGCGAGCGCATCCGCCAGCTCCGCGACCGCGCGCTCAAGCGACTGCACGAAGGGCGCGTGAGCCGCACGCTGGCGACCTATGTAGGGTGA